Proteins from one Stenotrophomonas aracearum genomic window:
- the prpE gene encoding propionate--CoA ligase, producing the protein MRYEDVYRRSVEEPEAFWAEEAHRIYWHVPPQQVLDYSNPPFRRWYVGGQTNLCYNAVDRHLAERPDQLALVAISTETNVTREITYRELYREVNAFAAVLQRLDVQRGDRVVIYMPNMAEAVFAMLACARIGAIHSVVFGGFAAHNLALRIDDAAPKLLIAADAGKRGGKVIPYKAMVDAACAEAQSPPPHVLIVSRGLDPAEPKVPGRDVDYATLRDEVGDQDVPVVWLESSEPSYLLYTSGTTGKPKGVQRDVGGYAVAMAQSMETVFDCKPGQVMFSTSDVGWAVGHSYNVYGPLIGGCTSLLYEGLPTNPDPGIWWALCEQYGVRTLFSSPTAIRVLKKHDADFIKRHDLAALKYVFLAGEPLDEPTAHWINDALGKPIIDNYWQTETGWPALTLLPGVDLKPVRFGSPGFPNLGYRMKVIDENTGAEVQPGQKGVLVMVPPLPPGCMSTVWNDDARFLQSYFSHFKELLYSSLDWAIRDEDGYTFILGRTDDVINVAGHRLGTREIEECISGHPLVAEAAVIGVKDELKGQVPLVFVTLKQAVGEEGAAVVAEMMQRVTQSLGAVARPAHIHLVNALPKTRSGKLLRRSLQALAEHRDPGDLSTLDDPGALDEIRRALGR; encoded by the coding sequence ATGCGTTACGAAGATGTCTACCGCCGATCGGTCGAGGAACCTGAAGCCTTCTGGGCCGAGGAAGCGCACCGCATCTACTGGCACGTGCCGCCGCAACAGGTGCTGGACTACAGCAACCCGCCGTTCCGTCGCTGGTACGTCGGGGGCCAGACCAACCTCTGCTACAACGCGGTCGACCGTCACCTGGCCGAGCGCCCGGACCAGCTTGCGCTGGTGGCCATTTCCACCGAAACCAACGTCACCCGCGAAATCACCTATCGCGAGCTGTACCGCGAAGTGAACGCGTTTGCCGCGGTGCTGCAGCGCCTGGACGTGCAGCGCGGCGACCGCGTGGTCATCTATATGCCGAACATGGCCGAGGCGGTGTTCGCGATGCTTGCCTGCGCGCGCATCGGCGCGATCCACTCGGTGGTGTTCGGTGGTTTTGCCGCGCACAACCTGGCGCTGCGCATCGATGATGCCGCGCCCAAGCTGCTGATCGCCGCCGACGCCGGCAAGCGCGGTGGCAAGGTCATTCCGTACAAGGCCATGGTCGACGCGGCCTGTGCCGAAGCGCAGTCGCCGCCGCCGCATGTATTGATCGTGTCGCGTGGTCTGGACCCGGCCGAACCGAAGGTGCCCGGCCGCGACGTCGACTACGCCACCCTGCGCGACGAAGTGGGCGACCAGGACGTGCCGGTGGTGTGGCTGGAATCGAGCGAGCCCAGCTACCTGCTGTACACCTCCGGCACCACCGGCAAGCCCAAGGGCGTGCAGCGCGATGTGGGCGGCTATGCAGTGGCGATGGCGCAGTCGATGGAAACCGTGTTCGACTGCAAGCCGGGCCAGGTGATGTTCTCCACCTCGGACGTGGGCTGGGCGGTCGGTCATTCCTATAATGTGTACGGCCCGCTGATCGGCGGCTGCACCTCGCTGTTGTACGAAGGATTGCCGACGAATCCGGACCCGGGCATCTGGTGGGCGCTGTGCGAACAGTACGGCGTGCGCACGCTGTTCTCCTCACCCACCGCGATCCGCGTGCTGAAGAAGCACGACGCCGATTTCATCAAGCGCCACGACCTGGCCGCACTCAAGTATGTGTTCCTCGCCGGCGAGCCGCTCGACGAACCCACCGCGCACTGGATCAACGACGCGCTCGGCAAGCCGATCATCGACAATTACTGGCAGACCGAAACCGGCTGGCCGGCGTTGACCCTGCTGCCCGGCGTGGACCTCAAGCCGGTGCGTTTCGGATCGCCCGGTTTCCCCAATCTCGGTTACCGGATGAAGGTGATCGACGAGAACACCGGCGCCGAAGTGCAGCCGGGGCAGAAGGGCGTGCTGGTGATGGTGCCGCCGCTGCCGCCGGGCTGCATGAGCACGGTCTGGAACGACGACGCGCGCTTCCTGCAGAGCTACTTCAGCCACTTCAAGGAGCTGTTGTACAGCTCGCTGGACTGGGCGATCCGAGACGAGGACGGCTACACCTTCATCCTCGGCCGCACCGACGATGTGATCAACGTGGCCGGGCACCGGCTCGGCACCCGGGAAATCGAAGAGTGCATTTCCGGGCATCCGCTGGTGGCCGAAGCCGCGGTGATCGGGGTCAAGGACGAACTGAAGGGCCAGGTGCCGCTGGTGTTCGTCACCCTCAAGCAGGCCGTGGGCGAGGAGGGCGCCGCAGTGGTCGCCGAAATGATGCAGCGGGTCACCCAGAGCCTGGGCGCGGTGGCGCGCCCGGCGCACATTCACCTGGTCAACGCCCTGCCCAAGACCCGCTCCGGCAAGCTGCTGCGCCGCTCGCTGCAGGCCCTGGCCGAACACCGCGACCCCGGCGACCTGTCGACCCTGGACGACCCGGGCGCGCTGGACGAGATCCGACGCGCGCTGGGGCGCTGA
- a CDS encoding cell wall hydrolase, which translates to MKLAWILWLSQLLPQPAADSLCLSTTVYLEARDQTLRGQQAVAEVALRRLDSGLWGDSMCKVVTARKQFAPTIVAPGTQLANSDAWEEAMTVAFDAERNWALPAGERKEIVPGASHFAALSIANPSWRNAYQVATIGDHTFYRVQKLKPRAS; encoded by the coding sequence ATGAAACTGGCCTGGATACTCTGGCTGTCGCAATTGTTGCCCCAGCCGGCCGCCGATTCGTTGTGCCTGAGCACGACCGTCTACCTCGAAGCGCGTGACCAGACCCTGCGCGGCCAGCAAGCCGTTGCGGAAGTGGCACTGCGCCGCCTGGACAGCGGGCTGTGGGGCGACTCGATGTGCAAGGTGGTGACTGCGCGCAAGCAGTTCGCCCCGACCATCGTCGCGCCCGGCACCCAGCTGGCCAACAGCGACGCCTGGGAAGAAGCCATGACCGTGGCCTTCGATGCCGAGCGCAACTGGGCCCTGCCGGCCGGCGAGCGCAAGGAGATCGTGCCCGGGGCCAGCCACTTCGCGGCGCTGTCGATTGCCAACCCAAGCTGGCGCAACGCCTACCAGGTGGCCACCATCGGCGACCACACCTTCTATCGCGTGCAGAAACTCAAGCCACGCGCGTCGTAA
- the typA gene encoding translational GTPase TypA translates to MSIENLRNIAIVAHVDHGKTTLVDQLLKQSGTLSERTVLAERVMDSNDQEKERGITILAKNTAITWEDKRTGIKNRINIVDTPGHADFGGEVERVLSMVDTVLILVDAMDGPMPQTRFVTQKAFAMGFKPIVVVNKVDRPGSRPDWVIDQVFDLFDKLGATNEQLDFPIVYASALNGYAGLEDSVRDGDMTPLYEAIMQHAPKPEVDPEGPFQMRISQLDYNNFVGVIGIGRIQRGTLKKNMQVAVIDREGKKRNGKVAQVLGFLGLERIEQDTAEAGDIVAISGIPELTISDTLCHPETPEALPALTVDEPTISMTFQVNNSPFAGNKDLSGGKFLTSRQIKDRLDREQVHNVALKVEQLEDADKFLVSGRGELHLSVLIENMRREGYELAVSRPEVIIKQIDGQAMEPIEQLVVDIEEQHQGGVMEKLGTRKGALKNMEPDGKGRVRLEYQIPARGLIGFQNEFKTLTQGSGLLFHVFDHYGPKEQGAIAKRINGVMIANAPGATPAYSLGPLQERGKLFAAEGDNVYEGQLVGIHSKDNDLTVNAIKTKPLTNMRASGKDDAIQLSPAIKYSLEQALDFIEDDELVEITPKEIRLRKKFLTESDRKKASRG, encoded by the coding sequence ATGTCTATCGAAAATCTTCGCAACATCGCCATCGTCGCCCACGTCGACCACGGTAAGACCACCCTCGTCGACCAGCTGCTCAAGCAGTCCGGCACCCTCTCCGAGCGCACCGTGCTCGCCGAGCGCGTGATGGACAGCAATGACCAGGAAAAGGAGCGTGGCATCACGATCCTGGCCAAGAACACGGCCATCACCTGGGAAGACAAGCGGACCGGGATCAAGAACCGCATCAACATCGTCGACACCCCCGGACACGCCGACTTCGGCGGCGAAGTGGAGCGCGTGCTGTCGATGGTGGACACCGTGCTGATCCTGGTCGACGCGATGGACGGCCCGATGCCGCAGACCCGCTTCGTGACCCAGAAGGCCTTCGCGATGGGCTTCAAGCCGATCGTGGTGGTCAACAAGGTCGACCGCCCGGGCTCGCGTCCGGACTGGGTGATCGACCAGGTCTTCGACCTGTTCGACAAGCTCGGCGCCACCAATGAGCAGCTCGACTTCCCGATCGTCTACGCCTCGGCCCTGAACGGCTACGCCGGCCTGGAAGACAGCGTGCGCGACGGCGACATGACCCCGCTGTACGAAGCGATCATGCAGCACGCGCCGAAGCCGGAAGTGGACCCGGAAGGTCCGTTCCAGATGCGCATCAGCCAGCTGGACTACAACAACTTCGTGGGCGTGATCGGCATCGGCCGCATCCAGCGCGGCACCCTGAAGAAGAACATGCAGGTCGCGGTGATCGACCGTGAAGGCAAGAAGCGCAACGGCAAGGTCGCGCAGGTGCTGGGCTTCCTGGGCCTGGAGCGCATCGAGCAGGACACCGCCGAAGCCGGTGACATCGTCGCCATCTCCGGTATTCCGGAGCTGACCATCTCCGACACCCTGTGCCACCCGGAAACCCCGGAAGCGCTGCCGGCGCTGACCGTCGACGAGCCGACCATCTCGATGACCTTCCAGGTCAACAACTCGCCGTTCGCCGGCAACAAGGACCTGTCCGGTGGCAAGTTCCTGACCAGCCGCCAGATCAAGGACCGCCTGGACCGCGAACAGGTCCACAACGTGGCCCTGAAGGTGGAACAGCTGGAAGACGCCGACAAGTTCCTGGTCTCCGGCCGTGGCGAACTGCACCTGTCGGTGCTGATCGAGAACATGCGTCGCGAAGGCTATGAACTGGCCGTGTCGCGCCCGGAAGTGATCATCAAGCAGATCGACGGCCAGGCCATGGAGCCGATCGAACAGCTGGTGGTGGACATCGAAGAGCAGCACCAGGGCGGCGTCATGGAGAAGCTGGGCACCCGCAAGGGCGCGCTGAAGAACATGGAGCCGGACGGCAAGGGCCGCGTGCGCCTGGAATACCAGATCCCGGCCCGTGGCCTGATCGGTTTCCAGAACGAATTCAAGACCCTGACCCAGGGTTCGGGCCTGCTGTTCCACGTGTTCGACCATTACGGTCCGAAGGAACAGGGCGCGATCGCCAAGCGCATCAACGGCGTGATGATCGCCAATGCCCCGGGCGCCACCCCGGCGTACTCGCTCGGCCCGCTGCAGGAACGCGGCAAGCTCTTCGCTGCCGAAGGCGACAACGTGTATGAAGGCCAGCTGGTCGGTATCCACTCCAAGGACAACGACCTGACCGTCAACGCGATCAAGACCAAGCCGCTGACCAACATGCGCGCTTCGGGCAAGGACGATGCGATCCAGCTGTCGCCGGCGATCAAGTACTCGCTGGAACAGGCCCTGGACTTCATCGAGGACGACGAGCTGGTCGAGATCACCCCGAAGGAGATCCGCCTGCGCAAGAAGTTCCTGACCGAAAGCGACCGCAAGAAGGCCTCGCGCGGCTGA
- a CDS encoding mechanosensitive ion channel family protein, producing MRVDWQMASAYLWPIGIALAVGITGWWLLMLLTRRLKGRDYRRARIARVISRPLAFALPMLVLIPALEATPLDGRWLDQSLRLLHIGLTACFIWLLVRAVAAGEQAILRDNPMEVADNLEARRIQTQTRVLSRVLMGAIILVGASMVLLTFPMVRQIGTALLASAGIIGLVAGIAAKPVFGNLIAGLQIALTQPIRLDDVVIVEGEWGRVEEIGSSYVVVRIWDERRMVVPLTWFIENPFQNWTRRSADLLGTAFLWLDYRAPIVAIRGELERICKGEPLWDGRVCVTQVTETSEHTLQVRLLVSARNSGDAFDLRCIVRERMLDFLAREHPQALPRTRAELLERPDPPTRTPRSQPADDVRSPGAEDGPPAVVPVDETVG from the coding sequence ATGCGAGTGGACTGGCAGATGGCCTCGGCGTACCTGTGGCCGATCGGAATCGCGCTGGCGGTGGGCATCACCGGGTGGTGGCTGCTGATGCTGTTGACCCGTCGGCTCAAAGGGCGCGACTACCGGCGTGCGCGCATCGCGCGCGTGATCAGTCGACCGCTCGCCTTCGCGCTACCGATGCTGGTGCTGATACCCGCACTGGAAGCCACCCCGCTAGACGGGCGCTGGCTCGACCAGTCCCTGCGCCTGCTGCATATCGGTCTCACCGCCTGTTTCATCTGGCTGCTGGTGCGCGCCGTGGCCGCCGGCGAACAGGCGATCCTGCGCGACAACCCGATGGAGGTCGCCGACAACCTGGAAGCGCGCCGCATCCAGACCCAGACCCGCGTGCTCAGCCGCGTGCTGATGGGCGCGATCATCCTGGTCGGCGCATCCATGGTGCTGCTCACCTTCCCGATGGTCCGCCAGATCGGCACCGCACTGCTGGCTTCGGCCGGCATCATCGGCCTGGTCGCCGGCATCGCGGCCAAGCCGGTGTTCGGCAACCTCATCGCCGGCCTGCAGATTGCGCTGACCCAGCCGATCCGGCTGGATGACGTGGTGATCGTCGAAGGCGAATGGGGGCGTGTCGAGGAGATCGGCAGCAGCTACGTGGTCGTCCGCATCTGGGACGAGCGGCGCATGGTGGTGCCGCTGACCTGGTTCATCGAGAACCCCTTCCAGAACTGGACCCGGCGCAGCGCCGACCTGCTCGGCACCGCCTTCCTGTGGTTGGACTACCGCGCACCGATCGTGGCGATCCGCGGCGAGCTCGAGCGCATCTGCAAGGGCGAGCCGCTCTGGGACGGCCGCGTCTGCGTCACCCAGGTCACCGAAACCAGCGAACACACCCTGCAGGTCCGCCTGCTGGTCAGTGCGCGTAACTCCGGCGACGCCTTCGACCTGCGCTGCATCGTGCGCGAACGCATGCTCGATTTCCTCGCACGCGAACACCCGCAGGCGCTGCCGCGCACCCGCGCCGAGCTGCTCGAACGCCCCGATCCGCCCACCCGCACCCCGCGTTCGCAACCGGCCGACGACGTACGCTCCCCGGGCGCCGAAGACGGGCCGCCGGCGGTGGTGCCGGTGGACGAAACCGTGGGGTGA
- a CDS encoding glutathione S-transferase family protein, whose protein sequence is MKLYSKPGACSTADHIALQWTGQPYEVELLDKDTLKAPAFLAINPAGAVPAIVDGSFVLTQNSAIMGYIADSYPQAGLAGDGSPQQRAEANRWLAFVNSDVHPAFSPLFGPGKFIGDEAQYDAVRDAARKRLRGLFETANRQLADKPWLAGFRSYADPYFYITLRWAAAAKIDLSGLDNLAAFKTRMEADAGVKAVLQAEGLQ, encoded by the coding sequence ATGAAGCTGTACAGCAAGCCCGGAGCCTGCTCCACCGCCGACCATATCGCCCTGCAGTGGACCGGCCAGCCCTATGAGGTGGAGCTGCTCGACAAGGACACGCTGAAGGCCCCGGCGTTCTTGGCGATCAACCCGGCCGGCGCGGTGCCGGCGATCGTCGACGGCAGCTTCGTGCTGACCCAGAACTCGGCCATCATGGGCTACATCGCCGACAGCTACCCGCAGGCCGGCCTGGCCGGCGACGGCAGCCCGCAGCAGCGTGCCGAAGCCAACCGCTGGCTGGCCTTCGTCAATTCGGACGTGCACCCGGCGTTCTCGCCGCTGTTCGGGCCGGGCAAGTTCATCGGCGACGAAGCGCAGTACGACGCGGTCCGCGACGCCGCCCGCAAGCGCCTGCGCGGCCTGTTCGAAACCGCCAACCGCCAGCTCGCCGACAAGCCGTGGCTGGCCGGTTTCCGCAGCTATGCCGACCCGTACTTCTACATCACCCTGCGCTGGGCGGCTGCCGCCAAGATCGACCTCAGCGGCCTGGACAACCTGGCCGCGTTCAAGACCCGCATGGAAGCCGACGCGGGCGTAAAGGCGGTCCTGCAGGCCGAAGGCCTGCAATAA
- a CDS encoding peptidylprolyl isomerase, whose translation MSLIATFDTTQGPIKVELFADKAPLTVANFVNLVKKGFYDGLIFHRVIPDFMIQGGCPQGRGTGGPGYKFEDEKNGVKHQVGSLSMANAGPNTNGSQFFITHIKTDWLDGKHTVFGQVLDGQAIVDSVKQGDVIHSITLEGDTDAVLAAQADRVAEWNKILAA comes from the coding sequence ATGTCCCTTATCGCTACCTTCGACACCACCCAGGGCCCGATCAAGGTCGAGCTGTTCGCCGACAAGGCGCCGCTGACCGTGGCCAACTTCGTGAACCTGGTCAAGAAGGGCTTCTACGACGGCCTGATCTTCCACCGCGTGATCCCCGACTTCATGATCCAGGGCGGCTGCCCGCAGGGTCGTGGCACCGGCGGTCCGGGCTACAAGTTCGAAGATGAGAAGAACGGCGTGAAGCACCAGGTCGGTTCGCTGTCGATGGCCAACGCCGGCCCGAACACCAACGGCAGCCAGTTCTTCATCACCCACATCAAGACCGATTGGCTGGACGGCAAGCACACCGTGTTCGGCCAGGTGCTGGACGGCCAGGCCATCGTCGATTCGGTCAAGCAGGGCGACGTGATCCATTCGATCACCCTGGAAGGCGACACCGACGCCGTGCTGGCCGCCCAGGCCGACCGCGTCGCGGAGTGGAACAAGATCCTCGCCGCCTGA
- a CDS encoding RluA family pseudouridine synthase — MIHLHYLDDALLVAEKPAGLLSVPGRLPENQDCVIARLQALYPDALTVHRLDQVTSGLLLHARGKVMEAALSVQFQQRQVGKRYQAVVEGVLDRDAGEVDLPLIVDWPNRPKQRVDHETGKPALTRWQVLARDLEAGRTRVELEPVTGRSHQLRLHMASLGHPIVGDVLYGAAPAARVYLHACSLQFTHPLTGQAMRFDSTVPW, encoded by the coding sequence ATGATCCACCTGCATTACCTCGATGACGCCCTGCTGGTCGCGGAAAAACCCGCCGGCCTGCTCTCCGTGCCCGGCCGCCTGCCGGAAAACCAGGACTGCGTGATCGCGCGCCTGCAGGCGCTGTATCCCGACGCATTGACCGTGCACCGGCTCGACCAGGTCACCTCCGGGCTGCTGCTGCACGCACGCGGCAAGGTGATGGAAGCGGCGCTGTCGGTGCAGTTCCAGCAGCGCCAGGTCGGCAAGCGTTACCAGGCGGTGGTGGAAGGCGTGCTGGACCGCGATGCCGGCGAGGTCGACCTGCCATTGATCGTCGACTGGCCGAACCGGCCGAAGCAGCGCGTGGACCATGAAACCGGCAAACCCGCACTGACCCGCTGGCAGGTGTTGGCCCGCGACCTCGAGGCAGGCCGCACCCGCGTCGAGCTCGAGCCGGTGACCGGACGCAGCCACCAGCTGCGGCTGCACATGGCCAGCCTCGGCCATCCCATCGTCGGCGACGTGCTGTACGGCGCCGCACCGGCCGCGCGCGTGTACCTGCACGCCTGCAGCCTGCAGTTCACCCACCCGTTGACCGGGCAGGCCATGCGCTTCGACTCGACCGTACCCTGGTAG
- a CDS encoding DUF2127 domain-containing protein, producing the protein MTDTVYNPDPHKHPGLHLIALLEASKAVLALLAATGLEVLGPQPLRNGVNALIRRFSLDPDHGTLPSLLNMISPDAVHLAAAAMVAYGILHLFEAWGLWRAKAWASWLGCVTAGIYLPFDIFAIIRHPGWASWTVLVINLIVVGVLARDIRKRHGPAHPRA; encoded by the coding sequence GTGACCGACACCGTCTACAACCCGGATCCTCACAAGCATCCGGGGCTTCACCTGATCGCCTTGCTGGAAGCCAGCAAGGCGGTCCTGGCGCTGCTGGCTGCCACCGGGCTGGAAGTCCTCGGCCCACAGCCGCTGCGCAATGGGGTCAATGCCCTGATCCGGCGTTTCAGCCTGGACCCGGATCACGGCACCCTGCCCTCGCTGCTCAACATGATCAGCCCCGATGCCGTGCACCTGGCCGCTGCCGCCATGGTCGCCTACGGCATCCTGCATCTTTTCGAGGCCTGGGGCCTCTGGCGCGCCAAGGCCTGGGCCTCCTGGCTGGGCTGCGTCACCGCCGGCATCTACCTGCCGTTCGACATCTTCGCGATCATCCGCCACCCGGGCTGGGCCTCGTGGACGGTGCTGGTGATCAACCTCATCGTGGTCGGCGTGCTCGCCCGCGACATCCGCAAGCGCCATGGCCCGGCCCACCCGCGGGCCTGA
- a CDS encoding amidase, with translation MRLPLTALILALASAGCTPSPAHLFNQAHAAAPADTPFAYAETDITQLQAAMAAGELDSVTLTRAYLERIARLDRSGPRLNAVLELNPDALKEAAALDAERRRGQLRGPLHGIPLLLKDNIGARPMATSAGSLALTGFRPDDAFLVTRLRAAGALILGKTNLSEWANFRASASISGWSARGGQTRNPYRPGYTPCGSSSGSAVAVSANLAAAAVGTETDGSIVCPAAMNGVVGLKPTVGLVSRDGIVPISFSQDTAGPITRSVADAAALLTAMAGRDDADPATATMPGRAVYDYTARLTPDGLRGARIGVLHGPLDQLPGVAPALQHAVGVLRDAGAVVVPVQLPTQGQWEEAEQVVLLHEFKAGMQRYLTRHQAPVRDLDGIIAYNREHADKELVLFGQDLMESAAQADGLGSPAYIAARTQARRLAGPEGIDAVLKADQLDALVAPTTGTAWPIRTGETDAFPGGNYSAAAVAGYPSLSVPMAHVNGLPLGLLFMGTAWSEPKLIELAYDYEQRTRARKPPTFGNDTPR, from the coding sequence ATGCGCCTGCCACTCACTGCCTTGATCCTGGCCCTGGCCTCTGCGGGCTGCACGCCCTCGCCTGCGCATCTGTTCAACCAGGCGCATGCGGCCGCGCCGGCGGACACGCCGTTCGCCTACGCGGAAACCGACATCACCCAGCTGCAGGCCGCGATGGCCGCCGGCGAGCTGGACAGCGTCACCCTGACCCGCGCCTACCTGGAGCGGATCGCCCGGCTGGACCGCTCCGGACCGCGCCTCAATGCAGTGCTGGAGCTCAACCCCGATGCGCTGAAGGAAGCGGCCGCGCTGGACGCCGAACGCCGCCGTGGACAGCTGCGTGGGCCCCTGCACGGCATTCCCCTGCTGCTCAAGGACAACATCGGCGCACGCCCGATGGCCACCAGCGCCGGCTCGCTGGCGCTGACCGGGTTCCGCCCCGACGACGCCTTCCTGGTCACCCGGCTGCGCGCGGCCGGTGCGCTGATCCTGGGCAAGACCAACCTCAGTGAGTGGGCCAACTTCCGCGCCAGCGCGTCGATTTCCGGCTGGAGCGCGCGCGGCGGCCAGACCCGCAACCCGTACCGGCCCGGCTACACGCCCTGCGGTTCCAGCAGCGGCAGCGCGGTGGCGGTCTCGGCCAACCTGGCCGCCGCCGCGGTGGGCACCGAAACCGACGGCAGCATCGTCTGCCCGGCGGCGATGAACGGGGTGGTCGGGCTCAAGCCGACGGTCGGGCTGGTCAGTCGCGACGGGATCGTGCCGATTTCCTTCAGCCAGGACACCGCCGGCCCGATCACCCGCAGCGTGGCCGACGCGGCCGCCCTGCTGACCGCGATGGCCGGCCGCGACGACGCCGACCCGGCGACCGCCACCATGCCCGGCCGGGCGGTGTACGACTACACCGCGCGACTGACCCCGGACGGCCTGCGCGGCGCGCGTATCGGGGTGCTGCATGGCCCGCTGGACCAGCTGCCCGGGGTGGCCCCGGCCCTGCAGCATGCGGTGGGCGTGCTGCGCGACGCCGGCGCGGTGGTGGTGCCGGTGCAGCTGCCGACCCAGGGCCAGTGGGAAGAGGCCGAACAGGTGGTGTTGCTGCACGAGTTCAAGGCGGGCATGCAGCGCTACCTGACCCGCCACCAGGCGCCGGTACGCGACCTGGACGGGATCATCGCCTACAACCGCGAGCACGCCGACAAGGAACTGGTGCTGTTCGGCCAGGACCTGATGGAGAGCGCCGCGCAGGCCGACGGGCTGGGCAGCCCCGCCTACATCGCCGCGCGCACCCAGGCGCGCCGCCTGGCCGGCCCCGAGGGGATCGACGCGGTGCTCAAGGCCGACCAGCTGGACGCGCTGGTGGCACCGACCACGGGCACGGCCTGGCCGATCCGCACCGGCGAGACAGACGCGTTCCCCGGTGGCAACTACAGTGCCGCCGCCGTGGCGGGCTATCCCAGCCTGAGCGTGCCGATGGCGCACGTGAACGGGCTGCCGCTGGGACTGCTGTTCATGGGCACCGCGTGGAGCGAGCCGAAGCTGATCGAGCTGGCGTACGACTACGAGCAGCGTACGCGGGCGCGGAAGCCGCCAACTTTCGGCAACGATACCCCGCGGTAA
- a CDS encoding malate dehydrogenase, whose amino-acid sequence MKAPVRVAVTGAAGQIGYALLFRIASGEMLGKDQPVILQLLELPVDKAQAALRGVMMELEDCAFPLLAGMVGTDDAEVAFKDADIALLVGARPRGPGMERKDLLLENAKIFTAQGAALNKVASRNVKVLVVGNPANTNAYIAMKSAPDLNPRNFTAMLRLDHNRALSQLSSKLGKPVGGMEKLVVWGNHSPTMYPDYRFATADGASIADAINDQEWNANTFIPTVGKRGAAIIEARGSSSAASAANAAIDHVRDWVLGSNGKWVTMGVPSDGSYGIPEGVIFGFAVTTENGEYTLVKDLPVDDFSQKYIDKTLAELEEERAGVAHLLG is encoded by the coding sequence ATGAAAGCACCTGTTCGTGTTGCCGTGACCGGCGCCGCCGGCCAGATCGGCTACGCCCTGCTGTTCCGCATCGCCTCCGGCGAAATGCTCGGCAAGGACCAGCCGGTCATCCTGCAGCTGCTCGAGCTGCCGGTCGACAAGGCCCAGGCCGCCCTGCGCGGCGTGATGATGGAACTGGAAGACTGCGCGTTCCCGCTGCTGGCCGGCATGGTCGGTACCGATGACGCCGAAGTGGCATTCAAGGATGCCGACATCGCCCTGCTGGTCGGCGCGCGTCCGCGCGGCCCGGGCATGGAGCGCAAGGACCTGCTGCTGGAAAACGCCAAGATCTTCACCGCGCAGGGCGCGGCGCTGAACAAGGTGGCCAGCCGCAACGTGAAGGTGCTGGTGGTCGGCAACCCGGCCAACACCAACGCCTACATCGCCATGAAGTCGGCGCCGGACCTGAACCCGCGCAACTTCACCGCCATGCTGCGCCTGGACCACAACCGTGCGCTGAGCCAGCTGTCGTCCAAGCTGGGCAAGCCGGTCGGTGGCATGGAGAAGCTGGTGGTGTGGGGCAACCACAGCCCGACCATGTACCCGGACTACCGCTTCGCCACCGCCGACGGCGCCTCGATCGCCGATGCGATCAACGACCAGGAATGGAACGCCAACACCTTCATCCCGACCGTGGGCAAGCGCGGCGCGGCGATCATCGAAGCGCGCGGTTCGTCCTCGGCTGCCTCGGCCGCCAACGCCGCCATCGACCACGTGCGCGACTGGGTGCTGGGCAGCAACGGCAAGTGGGTCACCATGGGCGTGCCGTCCGACGGTTCCTACGGCATTCCCGAAGGCGTGATCTTCGGCTTTGCGGTCACCACCGAGAACGGTGAGTACACCCTGGTCAAGGACCTGCCGGTCGACGACTTCAGCCAGAAGTACATCGACAAGACCCTGGCCGAGCTGGAAGAAGAGCGCGCCGGCGTCGCCCACCTGCTGGGTTGA